A region from the Microcella frigidaquae genome encodes:
- a CDS encoding FAD-dependent oxidoreductase, producing MPRILIVGGGYAGFYTALKLEKHLRRGEAEVVMVDPLPYMTYQPFLPEVAAGSIEPRHAVVSHRRHLKRTTVITARVTGIDHAKKTATITPEVGEPYELEYDHVVVTAGSVSRTFPIPGVADEAIGMKSIEEAVAVRDRLIDNFHRAALLPAGPERDRLLTVVVVGGGFAGIETFAELRSLASSLLAQYPGLTIDDTRFHLIEAMGRIMPEVSLKTSHWVLKNLAQRAATVHLDTQLTSAVGGRIELSTGETFESDLIIWTAGVMANPVVRNTDLPVEERGRLRAQAELRVIDEGGAVVEGAWAAGDVAAVPDLTGGGVGGFCVPNAQHAVRQGKQLAKNLAAAVRGEAPKQYIHKNLGAVAGLGLWVGVYQWRNLAIKGWIAWIMHRGYHGLAVPMWERKLRVFSGWIGHFFLRRDMVSLAARETPKAYFQEFASRPKA from the coding sequence GTGCCCAGAATCCTCATCGTCGGTGGCGGCTACGCCGGTTTCTACACCGCTCTGAAGCTCGAGAAGCACCTGCGCCGGGGCGAGGCCGAGGTCGTCATGGTCGACCCGCTGCCCTACATGACCTACCAGCCCTTCCTGCCCGAGGTCGCGGCCGGGTCGATCGAGCCCCGCCACGCGGTCGTGTCGCACCGACGGCACCTGAAGCGCACCACCGTGATCACCGCCCGAGTGACCGGCATCGACCACGCGAAGAAGACCGCGACGATCACGCCCGAGGTCGGCGAGCCCTACGAGCTCGAGTACGACCACGTCGTCGTGACCGCCGGCTCGGTGTCGCGCACCTTCCCGATTCCGGGGGTCGCCGACGAGGCCATCGGCATGAAGTCGATCGAGGAGGCCGTCGCCGTACGCGACCGCCTGATCGACAACTTCCACCGCGCGGCCCTGCTGCCGGCTGGCCCCGAGCGCGACCGTCTGCTGACCGTCGTGGTCGTCGGCGGCGGCTTCGCCGGCATCGAGACCTTCGCCGAACTGCGCAGCCTCGCCAGCTCGCTGCTCGCGCAGTACCCGGGCCTCACGATCGACGACACCCGCTTCCACCTCATCGAGGCGATGGGGCGCATCATGCCCGAGGTGTCTCTGAAGACCAGCCACTGGGTGCTGAAGAATCTCGCGCAGCGCGCCGCCACCGTGCACCTCGACACCCAGCTGACGAGCGCCGTCGGCGGCCGCATCGAGCTGTCGACCGGCGAGACCTTCGAGAGCGACCTCATCATCTGGACCGCCGGCGTCATGGCCAACCCGGTCGTGCGCAACACCGACCTCCCCGTCGAGGAGCGCGGTCGTCTGCGTGCCCAGGCCGAGCTGCGCGTCATCGACGAGGGCGGCGCCGTCGTCGAGGGTGCCTGGGCGGCCGGCGATGTCGCGGCCGTGCCCGACCTCACCGGGGGCGGCGTGGGCGGCTTCTGCGTTCCCAACGCGCAGCACGCCGTGCGCCAGGGCAAGCAGCTGGCGAAGAACCTCGCCGCCGCGGTGCGGGGCGAGGCGCCGAAGCAGTACATCCACAAGAACCTCGGTGCGGTCGCCGGCCTCGGCCTCTGGGTGGGCGTCTACCAGTGGCGCAACCTGGCCATCAAGGGCTGGATCGCCTGGATCATGCACCGCGGCTACCACGGCCTCGCCGTGCCGATGTGGGAGCGCAAGCTGCGCGTCTTCAGCGGCTGGATCGGCCACTTCTTCCTCCGCCGCGACATGGTGAGCCTCGCCGCGCGCGAGACGCCGAAGGCCTACTTCCAAGAGTTCGCCTCGCGCCCGAAGGCCTAG
- a CDS encoding S8 family peptidase: MRARPARRLTARPAAALAAALAVAALALVPAAAPPLTAPAAADAVRDQQYWLDDYGIREAWQVTRGEGVVIAILDSGVDASHPDLAGVVLGGTDVSGRGNATGTLPLGPVGITHGTMVASLAAGRGSGPASGVIGAAPAAGILSISLAFGPTERSGDDQIAEGVRWAVDNGADIISLSLTRNQLDWPASWDDAFLHAERNDVVVIAAAGNRGSGTEQVSAPATMPGVLTVGGVDRFGRASGDASSQGITIGVMAPSEALIGAIPGGGHRFWQGTSGATPIVAGIAALVRAAHPELDAANVVNRIISTARPVTAAVPDPLYGYGLVDAAAAVSADVDPVAENPLGSLADWVALNRRAEAEPLAAALPELRAAIGRHADPAPFGMPTAGSAPPEPIIPIALIVTGVGTALATLAAAGVLRFVTRTRTE, from the coding sequence GTGCGCGCCCGACCAGCGCGGCGCCTGACCGCTCGCCCTGCGGCGGCGCTCGCCGCCGCCCTCGCCGTCGCCGCGCTCGCACTGGTGCCCGCCGCGGCCCCGCCGCTGACAGCCCCCGCCGCGGCCGACGCGGTGCGCGACCAGCAGTACTGGCTCGACGACTACGGCATCCGCGAGGCCTGGCAGGTCACCCGCGGCGAGGGGGTCGTCATCGCCATCCTCGATTCGGGGGTGGATGCGAGCCACCCCGACCTCGCCGGCGTCGTGCTCGGCGGCACCGACGTCTCGGGTCGCGGCAACGCCACGGGCACCCTCCCGCTCGGCCCGGTCGGCATCACCCACGGCACCATGGTCGCCTCGCTTGCGGCGGGGCGCGGCAGCGGCCCCGCATCCGGGGTCATCGGGGCCGCCCCGGCCGCGGGGATCCTCAGCATCTCGCTGGCCTTCGGGCCGACCGAGCGCAGCGGCGACGACCAGATCGCCGAGGGCGTGCGCTGGGCCGTCGACAACGGGGCCGACATCATCTCGCTCTCACTCACCCGCAATCAGCTCGACTGGCCCGCGTCGTGGGACGACGCCTTCCTGCACGCCGAGCGCAATGACGTCGTCGTGATCGCTGCGGCCGGCAACCGGGGCAGCGGCACCGAGCAGGTGTCGGCGCCCGCCACGATGCCCGGCGTGCTCACCGTCGGCGGCGTCGACCGCTTCGGCCGGGCGAGCGGCGACGCGTCCTCCCAGGGCATCACGATCGGCGTGATGGCGCCGAGCGAGGCGCTGATCGGGGCGATCCCCGGCGGCGGCCACCGCTTCTGGCAGGGCACCAGCGGCGCGACCCCGATTGTCGCTGGCATCGCCGCCCTGGTGCGTGCCGCCCACCCCGAGCTCGACGCCGCCAACGTCGTCAACCGCATCATCAGCACCGCCCGACCGGTGACCGCCGCCGTGCCCGATCCGCTCTACGGCTACGGCCTCGTCGACGCGGCCGCTGCGGTCAGCGCCGACGTGGATCCGGTCGCCGAGAATCCCCTCGGCTCGCTCGCCGACTGGGTCGCGCTCAACCGCCGCGCCGAGGCCGAACCGCTCGCGGCTGCCCTGCCCGAGCTGCGCGCGGCCATCGGCCGCCATGCCGACCCGGCACCGTTCGGGATGCCCACCGCGGGCTCCGCCCCGCCCGAGCCGATCATCCCGATTGCCCTCATCGTGACCGGCGTCGGCACCGCGCTCGCGACCCTCGCGGCGGCCGGGGTGCTCCGGTTCGTGACGCGCACGCGTACCGAGTAG
- a CDS encoding DUF501 domain-containing protein, whose protein sequence is MSRPPFAPFTDRDVELVSAQLGRPARDVIGIAARCVCGAPTVVATRPRLANGTPFPTLYYLTHPAATVAVSHLEANGRMAELAAELQADPALAERYRAAHEQYLADRESVLAVEEITGYSAGGMPTRVKCLHALVGHSLAAGPGVNPIGDRALAECGWSPEVCACAPDQRGA, encoded by the coding sequence ATGAGCCGCCCGCCGTTCGCCCCGTTCACCGATCGCGATGTCGAGCTCGTCAGCGCCCAGCTCGGCCGCCCGGCCCGTGACGTGATCGGCATCGCCGCGCGCTGCGTCTGCGGTGCTCCGACCGTGGTGGCCACGCGCCCGCGGCTCGCCAACGGCACGCCCTTCCCGACGCTCTACTACCTGACCCATCCGGCCGCGACGGTCGCCGTGTCGCACCTCGAGGCGAACGGGCGCATGGCCGAGCTCGCCGCCGAGCTCCAGGCGGATCCGGCGCTCGCCGAGCGGTACCGGGCCGCGCACGAACAGTACCTGGCCGACCGCGAGAGCGTGCTGGCGGTCGAGGAGATCACCGGCTACAGCGCCGGGGGCATGCCCACGCGCGTCAAGTGCCTGCACGCCCTCGTCGGGCACAGCCTCGCCGCCGGCCCCGGCGTGAACCCGATCGGCGACCGTGCTCTGGCCGAGTGCGGCTGGAGCCCCGAGGTCTGCGCGTGCGCGCCCGACCAGCGCGGCGCCTGA
- a CDS encoding FtsB family cell division protein, translated as MARAPRPPASRTAPVALPDGAPATMPWFRSLQVSGFTVTVLLLIVGALIVLAPSLRVLVEQQNEIAELERQVAEQQAIVDGLQRDIDRWQDPAYIEAQARDRLLYVYPGDITYLVVDDGLTLDDGDGTPVSDEIQTTRVDWTRALLSSIVTAGLTDLPADQLLAPGFGGVE; from the coding sequence ATGGCCCGAGCACCGCGTCCGCCGGCGTCGCGCACCGCGCCCGTCGCGCTGCCCGACGGTGCTCCGGCGACGATGCCGTGGTTCCGGTCGCTGCAGGTCTCCGGCTTCACCGTCACGGTGCTGCTGCTGATCGTCGGCGCGCTCATCGTGCTCGCGCCCTCGCTGCGGGTGCTCGTCGAGCAGCAGAACGAGATCGCCGAGCTCGAGCGCCAGGTCGCCGAGCAGCAGGCGATCGTCGACGGGCTGCAGCGCGACATCGACCGCTGGCAGGATCCCGCCTACATCGAGGCGCAGGCCCGCGACCGCCTGCTCTACGTCTACCCGGGCGACATCACCTACCTGGTCGTCGATGATGGGCTGACCCTCGACGACGGCGACGGCACCCCCGTCAGCGACGAGATCCAGACCACCCGCGTCGACTGGACCCGGGCCCTGCTGTCGTCGATCGTCACGGCCGGCCTCACCGACCTGCCGGCCGACCAGCTGCTCGCGCCCGGGTTCGGGGGCGTCGAATGA
- the eno gene encoding phosphopyruvate hydratase yields MAAIEAVGAREILDSRGNPTVEVEVLLDDGTVSRAAVPSGASTGAFEAYELRDGDAQRYLGKGVQKAVDAVLDVLGPAIEEMDASDQRLIDAELIAADGTDNKSKLGANAILGVSLAVAKAAADSADLPLFRYLGGPNAHVLPVPMMNVINGGAHADTGVDVQEFMILPIGAETYSEGLRWGVETYHALKGELKKGGFATGLGDEGGFAPDLAGTKAALDFLMAAIEKAGFTPGTDIALGLDVAATEFYRDGAYRFEGGEHSAAAMAAFYADIVGAYPLVTIEDPLSEDDWEGWAALTADLGAKVQLVGDDLFVTNPTRLGDGIARRTANSLLVKVNQIGTLTETLDAVSLAQRSGYTAILSHRSGETEDTTIADLAVATNCGQIKTGAPARSERVAKYNQLLRIEEELGDAAVYAGRGAFPRFTA; encoded by the coding sequence ATGGCTGCAATCGAGGCCGTTGGCGCCCGCGAGATCCTCGACTCGCGCGGCAACCCGACTGTCGAGGTCGAGGTGCTGCTCGACGACGGCACCGTCTCGCGCGCCGCGGTGCCCTCCGGCGCTTCGACCGGCGCCTTCGAGGCCTACGAGCTGCGCGACGGCGACGCACAGCGCTACCTCGGCAAGGGCGTGCAGAAGGCCGTCGACGCCGTGCTCGACGTGCTCGGCCCGGCCATCGAGGAGATGGACGCCAGCGACCAGCGGCTCATCGACGCCGAGCTGATCGCCGCCGACGGCACCGACAACAAGTCGAAGCTCGGCGCCAACGCCATCCTCGGCGTCTCGCTCGCCGTCGCCAAGGCTGCGGCCGACTCGGCCGACCTTCCGCTGTTCCGCTACCTGGGCGGCCCCAACGCGCACGTGCTGCCCGTGCCGATGATGAACGTCATCAACGGCGGCGCCCACGCCGACACCGGCGTCGACGTGCAGGAGTTCATGATCCTGCCGATCGGTGCCGAGACCTACAGCGAGGGCCTGCGCTGGGGCGTCGAGACCTACCACGCCCTCAAGGGCGAGCTGAAGAAGGGCGGTTTCGCCACCGGCCTCGGCGACGAGGGCGGCTTCGCCCCCGACCTGGCCGGCACCAAGGCCGCGCTCGACTTCCTCATGGCCGCCATCGAGAAGGCCGGCTTCACGCCCGGCACCGACATCGCGCTCGGCCTCGACGTCGCCGCGACCGAGTTCTACCGCGATGGCGCGTACCGCTTCGAGGGAGGCGAGCACAGCGCCGCGGCCATGGCCGCGTTCTACGCCGACATCGTGGGCGCCTACCCGCTCGTGACGATCGAGGACCCGCTGTCGGAGGACGACTGGGAGGGCTGGGCCGCGCTGACCGCCGACCTCGGCGCCAAGGTGCAGCTCGTCGGCGACGACCTGTTCGTCACCAACCCCACGCGTCTCGGAGACGGCATCGCCCGCCGCACCGCGAATTCGCTGCTGGTGAAGGTCAACCAGATCGGCACGCTCACCGAGACGCTCGACGCGGTGTCCCTCGCGCAGCGCAGCGGCTACACGGCGATCCTGTCGCACCGCTCGGGCGAGACCGAAGACACCACGATCGCCGACCTCGCCGTCGCCACCAACTGCGGCCAGATCAAGACCGGTGCCCCCGCCCGCAGCGAGCGCGTCGCGAAGTACAACCAGCTGCTCCGCATCGAGGAGGAGCTCGGCGACGCCGCGGTCTATGCCGGTCGTGGGGCCTTCCCGCGCTTCACCGCCTAG
- the hisS gene encoding histidine--tRNA ligase: MAAPVTPPRGMRDILPADKARRERVLARIRSVYAAHGFDEIETPVVEDTARLFSGLGGDNEKLAYAVMKRGLTTDDLRAAATPLDLADLGLRFDLTVPLARFYASNRGALPGVFRAIQIAPVWRAERPQKGRYRQFVQCDIDIIGEPGVIAEAELITATAATLDALGIPGCSIRLNDRRLLTAWLTAAAVPEALQPKALITLDKLDKIGLDAVVAELTELGVADAAAMMRWIDLDADATASWSMLERVPGDTAAAVADLRALRRALPGIPLRFDPLLVRGMGYYTGPIFEVAHPELGYSLGGGGRYDGMIGRFLGADVPATGFSLGFERLIDLIDLGDDGRADMVALVHDADLDLGSLMTLKTALVADGARVRLLKRPKNLKAALDQLAAEGCTRFALVPADSAADVAALDWRRLDSAP; the protein is encoded by the coding sequence ATGGCCGCCCCCGTGACACCCCCGCGCGGCATGCGCGACATCCTGCCGGCCGACAAGGCCCGCCGCGAGCGGGTTCTGGCCCGCATCCGCTCGGTGTACGCCGCGCACGGCTTCGACGAGATCGAGACGCCGGTCGTCGAAGACACCGCGCGCCTGTTCTCGGGGCTCGGCGGCGACAACGAGAAGCTCGCCTACGCGGTCATGAAGCGCGGTCTGACGACGGATGATCTCCGGGCCGCCGCGACCCCCCTCGACCTCGCCGACCTCGGCCTGCGGTTCGACCTCACCGTGCCGCTCGCGCGCTTCTATGCGAGCAACCGCGGCGCGCTGCCGGGCGTCTTCCGCGCGATCCAGATCGCGCCGGTGTGGCGGGCCGAGCGGCCGCAGAAGGGCCGCTACCGCCAGTTCGTGCAGTGCGACATCGACATCATCGGCGAGCCGGGGGTCATCGCGGAGGCCGAGCTCATCACCGCGACGGCGGCGACGCTCGACGCCCTCGGGATCCCCGGCTGCAGCATCCGCCTCAATGATCGCCGGCTGCTCACCGCGTGGCTCACCGCCGCGGCGGTTCCCGAGGCCCTGCAGCCGAAGGCGCTCATCACCCTCGACAAGCTCGACAAGATCGGGCTCGATGCGGTCGTCGCCGAGCTGACCGAGCTGGGCGTGGCCGATGCGGCCGCGATGATGCGTTGGATCGACCTGGACGCCGATGCCACGGCTTCGTGGAGCATGCTCGAGCGTGTGCCGGGCGACACCGCGGCGGCGGTCGCCGACCTGCGTGCACTGCGCCGGGCCCTGCCGGGCATCCCGCTGCGGTTCGACCCGCTGCTCGTGCGCGGTATGGGCTACTACACGGGCCCGATCTTCGAGGTCGCCCACCCCGAACTCGGCTACTCGCTCGGCGGCGGCGGACGCTACGACGGGATGATCGGCCGCTTCCTCGGCGCCGACGTGCCCGCCACCGGCTTCTCGCTCGGCTTCGAGCGACTCATCGACCTCATCGATCTCGGCGACGACGGCCGCGCCGACATGGTCGCCCTCGTGCACGATGCCGACCTCGACCTCGGCAGCCTGATGACGCTCAAGACCGCGCTCGTCGCCGACGGCGCCCGGGTGCGGCTGCTGAAGCGCCCGAAGAACCTCAAGGCGGCGCTCGACCAGCTCGCCGCCGAGGGCTGCACGCGCTTCGCCCTCGTGCCCGCCGACAGCGCGGCCGATGTCGCCGCCCTCGACTGGCGTAGGCTCGACAGCGCTCCCTGA
- a CDS encoding TetR/AcrR family transcriptional regulator has product MARRTDPHRKPELLAAIVAHLHGHPLSGVTFRSLADALGVSPFTLVYHFGTRDQLIAEIIRAVAARQDAVIAAELADAPSLESHLAAIRASWQGFLQPDTRALLRLEFEAALMEVTDPALRSGGRDVHARWVEWGAEALERLGVDSVEARIESRILVDQLYGFQLDLVVTRDDAGATAAFERALAAYGERVAALLAAPVA; this is encoded by the coding sequence ATGGCCCGTCGCACCGACCCCCACCGTAAGCCCGAGCTGCTCGCGGCGATCGTCGCGCACCTGCACGGGCATCCGCTCTCGGGTGTCACGTTCCGCAGCCTCGCCGATGCGCTCGGGGTCAGCCCGTTCACGCTCGTCTACCACTTCGGAACCCGCGATCAGCTCATCGCCGAGATCATCCGAGCGGTGGCGGCGCGGCAGGACGCGGTGATCGCCGCCGAGCTCGCCGACGCTCCCTCGCTCGAATCCCACCTCGCGGCCATCCGCGCCTCCTGGCAGGGGTTTCTGCAGCCCGACACCCGTGCGTTGCTCCGCCTCGAGTTCGAGGCGGCCCTCATGGAGGTGACCGACCCTGCGCTGCGTTCCGGGGGTCGCGACGTGCACGCGCGCTGGGTCGAGTGGGGAGCCGAGGCTCTCGAGCGCCTCGGCGTGGACTCCGTCGAGGCGCGCATCGAATCGCGCATCCTCGTCGATCAGCTCTACGGATTCCAGCTTGATCTGGTCGTCACCCGCGACGACGCCGGCGCCACCGCCGCGTTCGAGCGTGCCCTCGCCGCCTACGGTGAGCGCGTCGCCGCCCTGCTCGCGGCACCCGTCGCCTGA
- a CDS encoding ABC transporter permease has protein sequence MSRYLDTLGTIVRLELQQRIRSTAWVVLVSVVFVLVGIVTALLWASLAAFDNGVAESAGVYSTIIFFVLLVGTLVTPAISGAAINGDRDAGTLATTQVTLATTGQIVLGKFLAAWTVALTFLAASLPALLFTLIAGGVRGDTLAASLGVLVLELGVVAAVGVGLSGLITRPLFSVVTTYLVVAALSIGTLIAFTLGGLAFQTEQRQTYIGIDYSQGGEFDPETGLPEEIICEQPTTFTASVPRFDLVWGILAANPYVVLADAAPTTFDRYGFPQDLFGQIALGPRSAQLPVESEVVYDECGAALAGDPSLGYQGDTPEEIFARTVPSWFVGLGVHLLFAGAALAAAIARTRTPAGALPTGSRVA, from the coding sequence ATGAGCCGCTACCTCGACACGCTCGGCACCATCGTCCGGCTCGAACTGCAGCAGCGCATCCGCTCGACAGCGTGGGTGGTGCTGGTGAGCGTCGTGTTCGTGCTCGTCGGCATCGTCACGGCGCTGCTCTGGGCATCCCTCGCCGCCTTCGACAACGGCGTCGCCGAGTCGGCCGGCGTCTACTCCACGATCATCTTCTTCGTGCTGCTGGTCGGCACCCTCGTCACCCCGGCCATCAGCGGCGCCGCCATCAACGGCGACCGCGATGCCGGAACCCTCGCGACCACGCAGGTCACCCTCGCGACGACGGGGCAGATCGTGCTCGGCAAGTTCCTCGCCGCCTGGACGGTCGCGCTGACCTTCCTGGCCGCGTCGCTGCCCGCCCTGCTGTTCACGCTCATCGCCGGGGGCGTGCGCGGTGACACCCTCGCCGCGTCGCTCGGGGTGCTCGTGCTCGAGCTCGGGGTCGTGGCGGCGGTCGGGGTGGGCCTGTCGGGCCTCATCACGCGGCCGCTGTTTTCGGTCGTCACGACCTACCTGGTCGTTGCGGCGCTCAGCATCGGCACGCTCATCGCCTTCACGCTCGGCGGCCTCGCCTTCCAGACCGAGCAGAGGCAGACCTACATCGGCATCGACTACTCGCAGGGCGGGGAGTTCGACCCGGAGACGGGCCTGCCGGAAGAGATCATCTGCGAGCAGCCGACGACCTTCACCGCCTCCGTGCCGCGATTCGACCTGGTCTGGGGCATCCTGGCCGCCAACCCCTACGTCGTGCTGGCGGATGCGGCGCCGACGACCTTCGACCGGTACGGGTTCCCCCAAGACCTGTTCGGGCAGATCGCCCTCGGCCCCCGCAGCGCCCAGCTGCCCGTCGAGAGCGAGGTCGTGTACGACGAGTGCGGTGCCGCGCTCGCCGGCGACCCGAGCCTCGGCTACCAGGGCGACACCCCGGAGGAGATCTTCGCGCGCACCGTGCCGAGCTGGTTCGTGGGCCTGGGCGTGCACCTGCTGTTCGCCGGTGCGGCCCTGGCGGCCGCGATCGCCCGCACGCGCACGCCGGCGGGAGCGCTGCCGACCGGCAGCCGCGTCGCCTAG
- a CDS encoding ABC transporter ATP-binding protein, producing MNSTAAEPTALPSAPAAPGAAIEVEGVARSFGDVHAVRDASFTVQPGSVTALIGPNGSGKTTLLLMLATLLRPDTGTIRIAGHDPVADPRAVRQVMGWMPDVLGSWGSVTVRRTLEITGRLYELGPEQARARAQQLIDLVGLEALADRPTRVLSRGQKQRLSLARALVHQPRVLLLDEPASGLDPAARVELRVLVRRLASEGVAVLVSSHVLAELDEMADAAVYLDRGATASAERIEQSRARVRDWRVRAIDPVALAAALERLGVPAGEPDHLGTTVAVAGEQEAASVLARLVAENVAITAFGPAVGELEATFLDLARSADGRADGTADTVPDAGAAGAGATDAGAADPASAPTEGSAR from the coding sequence ATGAACTCCACCGCGGCTGAACCGACCGCACTCCCGTCCGCCCCTGCCGCCCCCGGCGCAGCCATCGAGGTCGAGGGGGTCGCCCGGTCGTTCGGCGACGTGCACGCCGTGCGCGACGCGAGCTTCACCGTGCAGCCCGGCTCGGTCACCGCGCTTATCGGGCCCAACGGCTCGGGCAAGACGACCCTGCTGCTGATGCTCGCCACCCTTCTGCGACCCGACACGGGCACGATCCGCATCGCCGGCCACGATCCGGTGGCCGATCCGCGGGCGGTGCGGCAGGTGATGGGCTGGATGCCCGACGTGCTGGGCTCGTGGGGCAGTGTCACCGTGCGGCGCACCCTCGAGATCACCGGGCGCCTCTACGAGCTCGGCCCCGAGCAGGCGCGGGCACGCGCCCAGCAGCTCATCGACCTGGTCGGGCTGGAGGCGCTCGCCGATCGCCCGACCCGCGTGCTCAGCCGCGGCCAGAAGCAGCGGCTCAGCTTGGCCCGGGCGCTCGTGCACCAGCCGCGCGTGCTGCTGCTCGACGAGCCCGCCTCGGGCCTCGACCCCGCCGCGCGCGTCGAGCTGCGCGTGCTCGTCCGCCGCCTGGCGAGCGAAGGTGTCGCCGTGCTCGTGTCGAGCCACGTGCTCGCCGAGCTCGACGAGATGGCCGATGCCGCCGTCTACCTCGACCGCGGGGCCACGGCCTCGGCCGAGCGCATCGAGCAGAGTCGTGCCCGGGTGCGCGACTGGCGCGTGCGCGCCATCGACCCGGTCGCTCTCGCCGCCGCGCTCGAGCGGCTGGGCGTCCCGGCCGGCGAGCCCGACCACCTCGGCACGACGGTCGCCGTCGCCGGCGAGCAGGAGGCCGCATCCGTGCTGGCCCGCCTCGTCGCCGAGAACGTGGCGATCACCGCCTTCGGCCCCGCCGTCGGCGAGCTCGAGGCGACCTTCCTCGACCTCGCCCGCAGTGCTGATGGCCGGGCTGACGGCACCGCCGACACGGTCCCCGACGCTGGAGCCGCCGGCGCTGGAGCCACCGACGCCGGAGCCGCCGACCCGGCATCCGCCCCGACGGAAGGGAGCGCGCGATGA
- a CDS encoding MazG family protein, with product MTEPASPALPPAEPHPQLDQLIAVLAHLRAPGGCAWDAEQTHESLTQYLVEEAHELIDAIEHGTPDDVLEELGDVLYQVLFHADIAAARGADGFTIEDVAARSIAKMVGRHPHVFGDVVADTADEVAANWDTWKRQEKPARTSVLDGVPRGLPALQRAEKLLGRADDVGFAPVLPAVDAPADERVLGAELLALVAAARARGLQPERALRLALSELEADIRHAEQRDGSARGGADLLD from the coding sequence ATGACCGAACCCGCGTCGCCCGCGCTGCCGCCCGCCGAGCCCCATCCCCAGCTCGATCAGCTGATCGCGGTACTCGCTCACCTGCGCGCTCCGGGCGGCTGCGCTTGGGATGCGGAGCAGACCCACGAGAGCCTGACCCAGTACCTCGTGGAGGAGGCCCACGAGCTCATCGACGCGATCGAGCACGGAACGCCCGACGACGTGCTGGAGGAGCTCGGCGACGTGCTCTACCAGGTGCTCTTCCATGCCGACATCGCCGCCGCCCGGGGGGCCGACGGCTTCACGATCGAAGACGTCGCCGCGCGTTCGATCGCGAAGATGGTCGGCCGGCACCCGCACGTCTTCGGCGACGTCGTCGCCGACACGGCCGACGAGGTCGCCGCCAACTGGGACACCTGGAAGCGGCAGGAGAAGCCCGCCCGCACCTCGGTGCTCGACGGTGTGCCGCGCGGCTTGCCTGCGCTCCAGCGTGCCGAGAAGCTTCTCGGTCGCGCCGATGACGTCGGGTTCGCCCCTGTGCTGCCCGCGGTCGACGCGCCCGCCGACGAGCGCGTCCTGGGGGCCGAGCTGCTCGCCCTCGTCGCGGCCGCCCGTGCGCGGGGTCTGCAGCCCGAGCGGGCGCTGCGGCTGGCGCTTTCCGAACTCGAAGCGGACATCCGCCACGCCGAGCAGCGCGACGGGTCTGCTCGTGGCGGCGCCGACCTGCTTGACTGA